CTCTTCACGCTCCATTGGGACCCCATTCACCTCTTATTAAGCAAGCCCTGTTGTTTTAACGACCGTGAAGCCAGAAGCTGCTAAATCCCTGGATCAGCTCAATGGAGACATCGGGCTGCTGAGAACCGaaatggaggggggggggaaagcCGAGATGGGGCGGCTGGGGGGGGAAACACCGtaggggggggggcaggagatGGGGTGCCGGGGTCCCCCCCAAGCCGGGGCAGCGCCAGCCCTCGGGTTGCGCCTCTCATTGCGTTTTTTCTCCTGGGAGGGCTTCTCCCCGCGACGTGCGGTGGGTTTATCGCGCTGAGAGAGCCGGGAAGGGCTCGTTTGCCACCTCTCCCTTCGCAGCCGGGCTGGTTCCTCGCTCGAAACGCCtcggggaaggggaggagggagcgggacGAGCCCTTTCACCGAGCGCcgcggccccgcagcccccgctgACCGCCGCCTCCCCTCTCCCCCGGCCCCGTCTGCTTTCCAGGACCGGCACGATGGGAGCAGCAACGGGAACCCGCGGCTCCCGCACCTCTCGGCCGTCAGCCAGCACCTCTAcagcccggccccgccgctctCCCACTCGGGCGCCTCCGATTTCCAGCCCCCCTACTTCCCCCCCCCCTACCAGCCGCTGCCCTACTCGCAGTCCAGCGACCCCTACTCGCACCTCGGGGACCCCTTCTCCATCAACCCCCTGCaccagccgccgccgccgccccccagccagcagcagagcgCCTGGCCGGCCCGGCAGAGCCAGGACCCGCCGGGGCTCGCCCCGCACGGCCGCCCCGGGCTCGTCCCGCACCTCTCGGCGCTGGAAAGCGGCTCCGCCGGCGGCCGCAGGGACACCTACCGCCGCTccgagctgctgctgccccacgGGCACGGGCTGGACGCCTCGGCGCTGGCCGATAACCTGGGCCTGCACGACATGGCTCACCAGATGGAGGAGGTGCAGGTGAGGGCCTCCCGGACCCCCCCCTCGGGCCGCCCCGACGCCGCGGGGACGGGCGCTGCCGGCTCGGAGAGATGCCCGAGCGCTCCTCCAGGCATCCCTGCTGCGCAGCCCACCTCTGACTGTCCCATCCTTGCGGAGAAACgctccttttctcccctttaacTGTCCCATCCCCATCTTTGCAGCGAAAAAACTTCTTTTGTCCCCTTTACCTGTCCCATCCTTGCGGAGAAACGTTCTTATTCTCCCCTTTACCTGTCTCATCCCCATGTTTGTAGCGAAAcgctccttttctccttttcctcccttaaAATGGGGGCGCGGGGTGGGTCGTGCAGAAGCCCCCCGCCCCCCCTAGTTCGTTCCCTTTCGATATTTCGAGGTGCtaaactctttcccctttctctttgcAGAACGTGGAGGATCCACACTTATTAATGCACGACCAGACAGTCATTAGGAAAGGTCAGTAAGGTGGCACTGCAGTTTAACTTTCCCTTGTCAATTGTTGAAGTTAATTTACGCACCGGTGAATTGACGCCTTATTATCTCCTAAAAGATCCTTTCGGATCTAGAGGGGGTTTATTACGCCCTCTCCCACGCTGGGTTTTTTCTGTCCCCATGCGGGGAAAGGTGGCGGTGGGGACAACCCTCTGGGACCAGCCAGACCCCCCCAGGGCGATCCCTGCTCCTCCGTGAGGCTTTGATTGAAACCGGGACCTTGGACCGGATTTAATGCTGCTGGGAATATGAAGAGACACGGGGCTTTGCTGTTGATaatacaaacaagaaaaaaaaattatttttttgttgttgttgatggCCCTCGAAGACCGTTTGGTTGtgtttctttgattttattccCTTTAACTTTTTTACAACATTTGGAATACGTTCCCTCGCGTAACCCTGTTTGCCTTTATCTTAATCGAAGTGGTTTCGTAGCTGAGGCTTTAAGGAGAAAGATGTATTTATGCAATTTACAGTCACTTCGGTCTTCCCCGCACACacacttttgtttttaaacaaatttgtgcttaaaaaaaaaaatcagtggaagtTTCCTGTGAAGACTTCAAACAAATACCGAGCTGAGGAAAAGCAGGAGTGTTTGTCAGAGCGCTGATTGCTGCCTTTAGCTCATGGGAGAATAATTTCGCTGTCAGATGCACCACTGAAAAATCTTTCCCCCTCCGGGGAGCGGGACCGACCTCGGCTCTTTAACCCTTTGCGGTCCGTGTGAGCCAGCAGCAAACCAGCGGGGGTTAACTGGGTGGATGCGCAAGGGGATGGAAAAGCTGCATCTGTGGGTTGCTCCTTGCAGAGCCCTTGTGGTCCTCGTGTCTGAAGCCAGGAACGAATGATGTTTTACTTTCAGTTCTCTCCAaggctccatccctctctccctggCATTGCCGGTGTGAATTTGTTGGGATTAAATTCCCAAGATGGTTTCTATATGTGTGCGAGGTGGAAGATGAACTCCAGCAGGACCTGGGAGGGTTTTTCCTGCCCTGTCTCGGAAAGAGTTTTTGGCAGTACCTGGAGGATGCTAATTTAGAGTCTGTAGTTGTATCAGGCTTTTTATAAGTATGGATTCGCTAACTTGCAGCGTGCTGCTTCAGAGTTGGGGCTTTTTGTGTGTTCAGAAGGATTGTTGTGGTCGGTAGCTCCTTGAAATTTTGTGTGGCAAAATCCAGCTGTTGAGGAATGGTCGTGGGGACCGAGTCCCACACTGCAAATAGATGCTGGGCACGGGACAGTGGTGTGAGCACAAACCAAAATCCTGTTTCctggtctttattttttttttgcaaaacgGAAATTCACTTGCCacttcctctttatttttcccttttataaAATTACctgctttccctcctcctcccatagGTCCCATTTCCTTAACGAAAAACAGTGCTCTGAGCCTCCCCTGCCAAAAGGATGGATTAATTGGAGTGGTCATAAACCCCAATGAAGTATTTTGTTCGGTTCCGGGGAGACTTTCCCTCCTCAGCTCCACGTCGAAATACAAGGTGACGGTGGCAGAGGTGCAGAGGCGGCTCTCGCCCCCCGAGTGTCTCAACGCCTCCTTGCTGGGAGGGGTTCTCAGAAGGTAGGTAGGCTGCAAACTCCCCCTACTCCATCCCCATCGTGTCTATTGTTGGTTAGTTTGCCTTGGTTGTGTGTTTGCGAGCAGCCAGATTAGCTCAACGAGAAGCTAAGAAAGCCTTTTAGCAAATTTCTCAATTTTTAAGAAGCCCAACAACGCTGAATCCTAATAGGTTTTGGTAATAaaatttctttgcacttctgcgacTTCTTGAGAAGTGCCATTAACAGCTCTGACAGCAATTCTCCTTCTCTGTTTTAAGTCAGATCTTTGTCTCAAAAATGGCTCATAGAGCTCTTATTCTCGTGACAAACTGTCTCTCTGTGGAATGAATTTTGGATTCTATCTTGTGGCCTTGATTAACCATCACGATCACTTCGTATTTTTTGTATACGCTTAATTTGCTTGTGATCGTTCTACAGCTGTTGGTTTCAATGGTGCAGTTTcaaacattttgattttgacCTCTTCTGTGTTTCACCCCAGCTGGTTTGTAGCAGAGTGTTTTTAAAAGTAGGTCACTTGAAAAGAGCCTGTTTTTTATCTTCCCCCCTCCAGTAGAACCCTATTGAACGTCAGTAACTGGAATTTctcatctttaaaaagaagtgCTCTCTAAAGATAAATAaggccattttttttcctcttcaattACAGAGCCAAATCTAAAAACGGTGGCAGATCATTAAGGGAAAAACTGGATAAAATTGGCTTGAATCTTCCTGCTGGTAGAAGGAAAGCTGCAAATGTGACACTGTTGACATCTTTAGTGGAAGGTCAGTCTTAAATGTGTCTTTAACTTCCCACCCCAGTTTTGCGTACAGCTTTTATCCTCTGGGCAGAGCATGGAAAGGCTAGGAAGTTACTGAACATaatagaaagatttttgtttattttaaagtgagCATGATGGGGACATTGAAGCAACTAACATCTGACTTGCTTTTGAAGggcttctctctccttcccccctcaAATCTGGTCACTAAGTCCTTGGCCTCAGAGCCTTACCCACACAAACTCAGATAATACTCTTCTTCCACGCAGCCTCATCCCAAGGATGCTAGCAGGGATGCAGGAATTCTGATGTGCCAGGCTGTTAAAAATTGATGTTTGTCCAGTCTGTGTTTCTTAAAGAGGGCTGGGTTGTTACGAGTTTTGTTAGAGCTTGTGCAGGGAAGGCAAAAGGGATGAAAAGTACCACATCAGTGGGTTTAGTTCCCTGGTGAGAAACCTAAAAAGTCCAGAGAAGCTGACTCCAATGCCTGGCCCTACCTCAGCGGTATCCTCAGAAGCTTTTCTAATAAACAAGCATATAAAGTGAGATTTATAGCTTTTGACTTCCTGATAGGAAACTGGAGCCCCTTTAATCTGTAACATGTTATGTGGACCCTCTATCAGTCAAGCTGATTTGAAGGGTGTGTATATATACTTACGCGTGGTTAtgttttatgtttctgtttaaaGTAGCTCCTGGTAGCTGTACAAGCTAATGGGGATAGAAGCAACaattgaaaagtgaaaaatgatcTAACAATACGTTATTGCTATTTCACTTCTATACCAGCTCAAATATTACAGCAACTTCCATTTAAAACCTTTCTTGGATGCTGGGTTTAAGAGAGCTtgctgtgtgtgcacatgcacacacagacttTACAGGTAATGCACTGAGCATGCCAGCCCATTTCATTAAGCCTGATCAaactgttttaatgaaaaagtgGCCTAGCTATACACCTCATAATTTTATGTTCTATGTGAAAATACTTATTAGAAAGTATTTAGAAAATATACTGAAGCGATAAATGCTTTATTATATAAGTGGGATttagttgcctttttttttttgaaaaaaaaaaatcagtgaacaATTTGATCTAAACTGAATTCTAGTCTCTGCTGCACAGTTAATCTGAATAGAGAAAGGAATTTTCCTTTCCAGTAGAAAGTcaagagaataatttttttgcagCAGTTACCATGTAgacttccttctttttaattgaCTCAGACTTACAAGGAAACACTGATATATTAATTAGAAAACAGCAATGAGTGGTATGGTCGTGAAAAAGCAGAGTACCTTTATAAAATTCACTAGTTATTTTTCCTGATCTCCTTATAACAAAAAGATAGAAGTACGTTTAATGAGCATTCCCTTTTACCCATGCCAGGTGAAGCTGTACATCTTGCTCGTGACTTTGGTTACGTTTGTGAGACAGAGTTTCCTTCCAAAGCAGTGGCCGAATATTTAACCCGACCGCACATGGGCCGCAATGAAGTGGCAAACAGGAAGAATATGCTTCTGGCTGCAAAGTAAGTTTTGggtttgcattctttttttttaatttttaaagatgcTTTTGTCTGAACCTGAGTATTTGTGACTGTGTACAGCTGGGTATGTTTTCATGTATAATTTTAATCAGGGAGATGAAGGAATCGGTTTTATTcggttttggttttaattcaaCTATGACAGCAGTTATTTTAGTCTGAaccaataacaataataactcTGTACGATATCTCTAAAGTGGTTTGAACCAGTTCTGTTCTTATTTTAACTGTAATAAATACTTCAGAAGAAGTCCTATACCGGGGCAGCTCTAGCTCTTAAGAAAAAGCTGTCCCTAGGTCTGGCAGGGTTGAGAACCTGGAGGGCAGGTGTAACCTGGGAATGTGACCCACTGTTAGGACTGGTTCCCCCACCTCTGTACGTGCAGCCCAGAGGGGCATCTCCAAGGAGAGTTACTGACTCTGCTTCCATGTCCTCAGAACAGCCTTGCCAGTGGCAGCACACAAGTTACCCCCCCGGGATATTGGGAGTCAAGAGCTGTAGGTAGACTCTTTTCACGATTATGGCTGAAGATATTTATAATTGAATGAAAGCCAATCTTTGGTAGGTGTGAAGAGTCCctgttcttaaataaaaattcttattgCAGTGCTTGATGAGCAGGGGGAGGAAAGGTGTAGCAGGAGCTTGGTTATGGCTGTTCTGCAGACACTTGTACCTGTAAATAAAGCACAACCTGAACAGGTCTCTGGTAGGAAATACCCATGTGGAATTACGTTTGTCTTAAGCCCAGCTGGAGTGCTTGCTCTCTCATTACCCTCAGTATTACCAgggtgaggtttaacaaagcctCCAGTCCAGGATCCATTCTGTTGCGAGATGCTACCTGCTTTGGGGCTGCTTTTGAAGGCCCCCTCGCTCTGCAGGGGGGTAAGGAAAGCCTGCTTAAACTGCTGAGAAGAGTTACCCTGGCCGTGGGCTCACATCAAGCATGCAAAACACACTTCTGCTGAAT
The DNA window shown above is from Phaenicophaeus curvirostris isolate KB17595 chromosome 18, BPBGC_Pcur_1.0, whole genome shotgun sequence and carries:
- the TFAP2C gene encoding transcription factor AP-2 gamma translates to MLWKLADNVKYEEDCEDRHDGSSNGNPRLPHLSAVSQHLYSPAPPLSHSGASDFQPPYFPPPYQPLPYSQSSDPYSHLGDPFSINPLHQPPPPPPSQQQSAWPARQSQDPPGLAPHGRPGLVPHLSALESGSAGGRRDTYRRSELLLPHGHGLDASALADNLGLHDMAHQMEEVQNVEDPHLLMHDQTVIRKGPISLTKNSALSLPCQKDGLIGVVINPNEVFCSVPGRLSLLSSTSKYKVTVAEVQRRLSPPECLNASLLGGVLRRAKSKNGGRSLREKLDKIGLNLPAGRRKAANVTLLTSLVEGEAVHLARDFGYVCETEFPSKAVAEYLTRPHMGRNEVANRKNMLLAAKQICKEFTDLLTQDRTPLGNTRPSPILDPGIQGCLTHFSLITHGFGSAAICAAMTSVQNYLNEALKIADKTYMNAGDQSPAETNKTIDKMDKHRK